Proteins co-encoded in one Natronorubrum daqingense genomic window:
- a CDS encoding 50S ribosomal protein L37e: MTGAGTPSQGKKNKTTHTKCRRCGEKSYHTKKKVCSSCGFGKSAKRREYEWQSKTGDH; this comes from the coding sequence ATGACTGGTGCAGGAACCCCGAGCCAAGGAAAGAAGAACAAGACGACACACACGAAGTGCCGTCGCTGCGGAGAGAAATCGTATCACACCAAGAAGAAGGTCTGCTCGTCGTGTGGCTTTGGCAAATCGGCCAAACGCCGCGAGTACGAGTGGCAGTCGAAGACCGGCGACCACTAA
- a CDS encoding LSM domain-containing protein yields MSGRPLDVLEASLGDRVTVRLKSGDEYVGDLAGYDQHMNLVLEDVTIPLEGDTGETSPAEDTTIIRGDNVVSITP; encoded by the coding sequence ATGAGTGGACGACCGCTTGACGTCCTCGAGGCGTCGCTCGGCGACCGTGTGACGGTACGACTCAAGAGTGGCGACGAGTACGTCGGCGACCTCGCCGGCTACGATCAACACATGAATCTCGTCCTCGAGGACGTAACAATCCCGCTCGAGGGCGACACCGGCGAGACGTCGCCGGCCGAAGACACAACCATTATACGCGGCGATAACGTCGTTTCGATCACTCCATGA
- a CDS encoding zinc-dependent metalloprotease has translation MNLYRSARAVAGASGDDVIDWESAADAAKAVTDPGSLELEAGEREAYARDVREARDAVRTVANVEFDVPDTVEIQNRHHWIDANIATFERVMETLEQQVPPGTFPGVARTINTGTMTVLLAFLGRNVLGQYDPLLLAETPEDDHALYFVRPNILSAADKLNVDPDRFRRWIAFHEVTHAAEFGAAPWLSDHLESRMEAGIATLTEGSFDRAAFRDLDAAMTVVEGYAELLMDHAFDDEYADLRRKLDARRQGRGPLQQLFRRLLGLGLKERQYERGKNFFETVVESADLETASVVWEGPAQLPTQDELDDPTLWLQRVDR, from the coding sequence GTGAACCTCTATCGTAGCGCCCGGGCCGTTGCCGGGGCATCCGGCGATGACGTCATCGATTGGGAGTCGGCCGCCGACGCCGCCAAGGCGGTGACCGACCCCGGCTCGCTCGAGCTCGAGGCGGGCGAGCGCGAGGCCTACGCTCGCGACGTGCGAGAGGCGCGAGACGCCGTGCGAACGGTGGCGAACGTCGAGTTCGACGTTCCCGACACCGTCGAGATCCAGAACCGCCACCACTGGATCGACGCCAATATCGCGACCTTCGAACGCGTGATGGAGACGCTCGAGCAGCAAGTTCCCCCCGGCACGTTTCCCGGCGTCGCCCGAACGATCAATACGGGCACGATGACCGTGCTTCTCGCTTTCCTCGGCCGGAACGTCCTCGGCCAGTACGACCCCCTCCTCCTTGCGGAGACGCCCGAAGACGACCACGCGCTGTACTTCGTCAGGCCGAACATTCTAAGCGCCGCCGACAAACTGAACGTCGACCCGGACCGATTCCGCCGCTGGATCGCCTTCCACGAAGTGACCCACGCCGCGGAGTTCGGGGCCGCCCCGTGGCTCTCCGATCACCTCGAGTCGCGGATGGAAGCCGGCATCGCGACGCTCACGGAGGGCTCGTTCGACCGCGCCGCGTTCCGCGATCTCGACGCCGCAATGACGGTCGTCGAGGGCTACGCGGAACTGCTGATGGATCACGCCTTCGACGACGAGTACGCGGATCTACGCCGGAAACTCGACGCACGACGGCAGGGTCGGGGGCCGCTTCAGCAGCTGTTCCGTCGATTGCTCGGGCTCGGCCTCAAAGAGCGACAGTACGAGCGTGGCAAGAACTTCTTCGAGACGGTCGTCGAGAGCGCCGACCTCGAGACGGCGAGCGTCGTCTGGGAGGGCCCGGCACAGTTGCCGACGCAAGACGAACTCGACGATCCGACGCTGTGGCTGCAGCGCGTCGATCGGTGA
- a CDS encoding AtzH-like domain-containing protein, which produces MSDEPTAVIRDYYEALRTGDPLEAYFEGDKSTVKFGISEALFGSDEVGEALRNQTETTAEWSVESGHLVVTTHTDTATFADEVTMAWTDTESGERRRFETRWSGSLVHQPSVESGGRPEWLFETMHVSTADTV; this is translated from the coding sequence ATGAGCGACGAACCGACGGCCGTCATCCGCGACTACTACGAGGCCCTTCGAACCGGCGACCCACTCGAAGCGTACTTCGAGGGGGACAAATCGACCGTCAAATTCGGTATCAGCGAGGCGTTGTTCGGCTCCGACGAAGTGGGCGAAGCGCTCCGAAATCAAACCGAGACGACCGCGGAGTGGTCCGTCGAGAGCGGCCACCTCGTGGTTACGACCCACACGGATACGGCGACGTTCGCAGACGAGGTGACGATGGCCTGGACGGACACGGAAAGTGGTGAACGCCGGCGATTCGAAACGCGCTGGAGCGGATCGCTCGTCCACCAGCCTTCGGTGGAGTCGGGAGGGAGACCGGAGTGGCTGTTCGAAACGATGCACGTTAGCACGGCCGACACCGTATGA
- a CDS encoding SRPBCC family protein: MTSQTNTQTDAHSRSDDRPATGTNRGLGRRERIASATAGGALLWHGLTRRSLTGALTTGAGGFLLYRAATGRSRPSRSLEREGESAPVHPETTPTHDERTADSRAREPTVERSITVGKPAEELESYWRDPEHLSRIVGTFAEVSQPDDEDGDRHRWQVDAPFGRRFEWDSRLVDEQPGSRLTWQSLSGAPIPYEATVRFRSAPDDRGTEVSLEVRYDPPGGQLGNAVMQRLGVVPESLVGTSLRRFKTLAETGDLPSLETNPSGRGTGDLM; the protein is encoded by the coding sequence ATGACATCCCAAACGAACACGCAGACGGACGCCCACTCGAGGAGCGACGACCGACCAGCAACCGGAACGAACCGAGGACTCGGCCGACGAGAGCGCATCGCGAGCGCGACAGCGGGCGGCGCGCTCCTCTGGCACGGCCTCACGCGACGTTCGCTCACCGGCGCGCTCACGACTGGCGCTGGCGGATTTCTGCTCTATCGCGCCGCGACCGGGCGCAGTCGTCCGTCGCGAAGCCTCGAGCGCGAAGGAGAATCCGCACCCGTTCACCCGGAGACGACACCGACGCACGACGAGCGGACGGCCGACTCGAGGGCTCGCGAACCGACCGTCGAACGCTCGATCACGGTCGGGAAACCGGCCGAGGAACTCGAGTCCTACTGGCGAGATCCCGAGCACCTGTCCCGGATCGTCGGCACGTTCGCGGAGGTGTCTCAACCGGACGACGAGGACGGTGATCGACACCGCTGGCAGGTCGACGCCCCCTTCGGTCGCCGCTTCGAGTGGGACTCCCGACTCGTCGACGAACAGCCGGGGAGTCGACTGACCTGGCAATCGCTCTCGGGCGCACCGATCCCCTACGAAGCGACGGTTCGCTTTCGGTCGGCACCCGACGACCGAGGGACTGAGGTCTCCCTCGAGGTTCGGTACGACCCGCCGGGAGGCCAACTCGGAAACGCCGTGATGCAGCGACTCGGCGTCGTCCCCGAATCGCTCGTCGGCACGTCGCTCCGGCGGTTCAAAACGCTCGCAGAAACGGGAGATTTGCCCTCCCTCGAGACCAATCCATCGGGTCGGGGCACGGGAGACCTGATGTAA
- a CDS encoding SPW repeat domain-containing protein: MSDSNRDDGDSRPTADAGSEPDHRDETAGPEQPPSPSDTDSGTGVGDRDDTGRDPRDETTQIANEERRRKVSVISALVAAIGVWVALSVIVIYDVSAASFWNNVLVGSVVFLAGTYNYYRIVNDIPLSVGISGLVALLGIWLIVSPALLEMPVGLGLTESPFWSTLGSGVLIAALAGYNAYDARDARRVATESESPRA; encoded by the coding sequence ATGAGTGACTCGAATCGGGACGACGGTGATTCTCGACCGACAGCAGACGCCGGTTCGGAACCGGATCACCGGGACGAGACTGCTGGTCCCGAGCAGCCGCCGTCTCCCTCCGACACCGACTCGGGAACGGGCGTCGGCGACCGTGACGATACCGGTCGCGACCCGCGCGACGAGACGACCCAAATCGCGAACGAAGAACGACGACGCAAGGTTTCGGTCATCAGCGCTCTCGTCGCCGCCATCGGTGTCTGGGTCGCTCTCTCGGTAATCGTCATCTACGACGTGTCGGCAGCGTCGTTCTGGAACAACGTGCTCGTCGGAAGCGTCGTCTTCCTCGCCGGCACGTACAATTACTACCGCATCGTCAACGATATTCCCCTCAGCGTCGGCATCTCGGGACTCGTCGCGTTGCTCGGCATCTGGCTGATCGTCTCGCCCGCACTCCTCGAGATGCCGGTCGGACTCGGGCTAACCGAAAGTCCGTTCTGGAGCACGCTCGGCTCCGGTGTGCTCATCGCCGCGTTAGCCGGGTACAACGCCTACGACGCCCGTGACGCCCGACGTGTTGCGACCGAATCCGAGTCTCCGCGGGCCTGA
- a CDS encoding asparagine synthase-related protein, producing the protein MGNTHGVVCVDGSSPAGLLEEWLSSDAGVHYETEDVAITTAPQGCRTANRSVATGTGDDAIRCWVIGDIYGYDRSAAGHNLGGYVTRPEDVTPAEFLVSHYDRHGFDSLSGLNGNFTAIVYDEARRELALCTDRFGTVPLYWTQLTDGTFVFSSNIQFLPFHPDVETEFDAPYLHEYLAFRRTFGVKTPFTGIEKLEPGTVTTVSLEDGSMRTDQYWRPRYRPRDESVEWFVDELASRFQTVVDEWTRDNRDYGVLLSGGSDSRLVLAALDDATAFHMNDWMNREAQVAERVALEADIEFELLERGAEYRIASLERNRCAGSFNGWFTQPYTSGFDTELTGRVDGLLSGLYADSLFGNYGIPSPEVSLGPLGSMTIPTERSVETIDDYIDLLLEDAHDGHRMPTDLRSVLEANIYRDGETVVHHGVTYDSLEELVYYGNCYPLSNDDDMRFHTGLRRTLPYRSPFLDNRLLDLSLSVPIRYRLRRDLVGRATERLDPSLATIPHASTGMALSQPFAKSYVGEHLRAFYQKHVSRQSPPAPYLTNGPWLDDAELLRSFDFAGDVLESNDDLLEELPGLDPHSVSDLYHAHQRGEERVGELYTLLTVLTMPVTEHVLETQTSDRTDDVHDQCGRCLKPEVVSVA; encoded by the coding sequence ATGGGGAACACTCACGGGGTGGTATGCGTCGACGGATCGTCACCAGCAGGCCTTCTCGAGGAGTGGCTCTCGTCCGACGCGGGCGTCCACTACGAGACAGAAGACGTCGCAATCACGACCGCGCCACAGGGGTGTCGGACGGCCAATCGATCCGTCGCAACCGGAACTGGCGACGACGCGATTCGATGCTGGGTGATCGGCGACATCTACGGATACGACCGATCCGCCGCTGGGCACAACCTCGGGGGGTACGTGACTCGCCCCGAAGACGTGACGCCCGCGGAGTTTTTGGTTTCACACTACGACCGCCACGGGTTCGACTCGTTGAGCGGGTTAAATGGGAACTTCACAGCGATCGTCTACGACGAAGCGCGTCGAGAACTCGCGCTCTGTACCGACCGGTTCGGGACGGTTCCACTCTATTGGACCCAATTGACCGACGGGACGTTCGTGTTCTCGAGTAACATCCAGTTTCTGCCCTTCCATCCGGACGTCGAGACCGAGTTCGACGCGCCGTACCTCCACGAGTACCTCGCCTTCCGGCGAACGTTCGGCGTGAAAACGCCGTTTACGGGCATCGAAAAACTCGAGCCGGGAACGGTGACGACGGTTTCGCTCGAAGACGGCTCGATGCGAACCGACCAGTACTGGCGGCCGCGCTATCGGCCGCGCGACGAATCCGTCGAGTGGTTCGTCGACGAACTCGCCAGCCGATTCCAGACGGTCGTCGACGAGTGGACGCGCGACAACCGCGACTACGGCGTGTTGCTCTCGGGTGGCAGCGACTCGCGACTCGTCCTGGCTGCCCTCGACGACGCGACGGCGTTTCACATGAACGACTGGATGAACCGTGAAGCGCAGGTCGCCGAACGGGTCGCCCTCGAGGCGGACATCGAATTCGAACTCCTCGAGCGCGGCGCCGAGTATCGCATCGCCTCGCTCGAGCGAAACCGGTGTGCGGGCTCGTTCAACGGCTGGTTCACCCAGCCCTACACGAGCGGGTTCGACACCGAGTTGACCGGTCGGGTCGATGGATTGCTCTCCGGGCTGTACGCCGATTCCCTCTTCGGCAACTACGGCATTCCGTCACCGGAGGTCTCTCTCGGTCCGTTGGGATCGATGACGATCCCAACCGAGCGATCGGTCGAGACCATTGACGACTACATCGACCTATTACTCGAGGACGCCCACGACGGCCACCGAATGCCGACAGACCTTCGCTCGGTGCTCGAGGCGAACATCTACCGGGATGGCGAGACGGTCGTCCACCACGGCGTCACCTACGACTCGCTCGAGGAACTCGTCTACTACGGCAACTGCTACCCGCTGTCGAACGACGACGACATGCGCTTTCACACTGGCCTTCGGCGAACGCTTCCCTACCGGTCGCCGTTCCTCGACAATCGGTTGCTCGACCTCTCGCTGTCGGTGCCGATTCGCTACCGTCTCCGCCGGGACCTCGTCGGGCGAGCGACCGAGCGCCTCGATCCGTCGCTGGCGACGATTCCGCACGCGAGTACCGGCATGGCACTCTCTCAGCCGTTCGCGAAGTCGTACGTCGGCGAACACCTGCGTGCGTTCTACCAGAAACACGTCTCTCGTCAGTCGCCGCCGGCTCCCTACCTGACGAACGGGCCGTGGCTGGACGACGCCGAATTGCTTCGCTCGTTCGACTTCGCGGGCGACGTCCTCGAGTCGAACGACGACCTGCTCGAGGAACTTCCCGGTCTCGATCCACACTCGGTCTCCGACCTCTATCACGCCCATCAGCGGGGTGAAGAGCGCGTCGGCGAACTCTACACGCTGTTAACCGTGCTGACGATGCCCGTTACGGAACACGTCCTCGAAACTCAGACGAGTGATCGAACAGACGATGTCCACGATCAGTGCGGGCGCTGTCTCAAACCCGAGGTGGTCTCCGTTGCGTAA
- a CDS encoding carboxylate--amine ligase, translating to MRNDRPAVVVTASRYPHGYASIRSLSATGVHTIAAVDDESLSVTASRHCDESVLVPPPSDIAAYKDALLGLAARPDVRTIVPHRPHDPYILSKYAEEFERHVDVVVPDLEKLRNVHDRKRLADAAARAGVAIPDTKLLGDVEDWRGDRIVKSRYNLLTDEYLDDFSFADSKIAKSVEHVSAGEEPDVDALRQKMHHEPIVQEYVEGEEYLFGALYDRGEAVATFQHEQLRGDSYTGSGGVFRKSVDIPALEEAGLAILDELEWHGLACIEYVRDAETGEFSIVEINPRMWQSLACATRAGADFPAWYWDVALGRQDLIEPGYETGVGTHYLYGELEHLVSVVREDSPLVERPSLSDRASEILQSCYEVPNFDYLHLDDPAPVVRQVRSELEGTVRRRLD from the coding sequence TTGCGTAACGACCGCCCCGCCGTCGTCGTCACCGCCTCGCGCTACCCACACGGGTACGCGTCGATCAGGTCGCTCTCCGCGACGGGCGTTCACACCATCGCCGCGGTCGACGACGAATCGCTGAGCGTCACCGCCTCCCGCCACTGCGACGAGTCGGTGCTCGTTCCGCCGCCGAGTGACATCGCGGCGTACAAAGACGCCCTCCTGGGGCTCGCGGCTCGACCGGACGTTCGGACGATCGTCCCGCACCGACCCCACGATCCCTACATCCTCTCGAAGTACGCCGAGGAGTTCGAGCGCCACGTCGACGTCGTCGTTCCCGACCTCGAGAAACTCCGGAACGTTCACGATCGAAAGCGACTCGCGGACGCTGCGGCCCGGGCGGGAGTAGCGATCCCGGACACGAAACTGCTCGGCGACGTCGAGGACTGGCGCGGCGACCGAATCGTCAAATCTCGCTACAACCTGCTCACCGACGAGTACCTCGACGACTTCTCGTTCGCGGACTCGAAAATCGCCAAATCGGTCGAGCACGTCTCGGCCGGCGAAGAACCGGACGTCGACGCGCTTCGCCAAAAGATGCACCACGAACCGATCGTCCAGGAGTACGTCGAGGGCGAGGAGTACCTCTTCGGCGCCCTCTACGACCGCGGCGAAGCGGTCGCCACGTTCCAGCACGAACAGCTTCGCGGCGACTCCTACACCGGCAGCGGCGGCGTCTTCAGGAAATCAGTCGATATTCCGGCCCTCGAGGAGGCGGGTCTGGCGATCCTCGACGAACTCGAGTGGCACGGCCTCGCCTGTATCGAGTACGTCCGAGACGCGGAGACGGGCGAGTTCTCCATCGTCGAGATCAACCCGCGGATGTGGCAGTCGCTCGCGTGTGCGACCCGCGCCGGTGCCGACTTCCCCGCGTGGTACTGGGACGTGGCCCTCGGTCGCCAAGATTTGATCGAGCCAGGCTACGAGACCGGCGTCGGCACCCACTACCTCTACGGCGAACTCGAGCACCTCGTGAGCGTCGTCCGCGAGGACTCCCCGCTGGTCGAACGACCCTCGCTCTCGGATCGGGCGAGCGAGATCCTGCAATCGTGCTACGAGGTGCCGAACTTCGATTACCTCCACCTGGACGACCCGGCCCCGGTCGTTCGACAGGTCCGCAGCGAACTCGAGGGAACGGTGCGAAGACGCCTCGATTGA
- a CDS encoding AAA domain-containing protein, with protein sequence MYVRGTVAGEVEVRTVSTSYGESDLAEVPLRLEDDDSESEDASDQQPEYETTTVTLWNKWTESAKYVEPGMELLVTNAKEEEYQGETRYATTGDSYVVVEPTFLVNVTAIRNWVECPRLYYLNKLSGVPLNYPVVKGTLVHEVFGDLLRGRDLEESIDARVEERGLELGLLGETAEGVAEDVRENASAIEGWLEQGRLTEDDTETTTDDDSTQFSPAESSWRSEQLLISETFGIRGRADAVRRGSPVELKTGKNLKKEPRFKDKVQAACYALMLEEHGGSVDTGTLLYTKNSALDRNEETGDLTPAKDFSMGDGLLKFVVRLRNELAAMEIKGDVPTGYEGSAKCEYCFEQDTCMVVSGRLDQESKAGQIGQPIPADEREYFERFYRAIEEERREVHHEYAKLWEQDAQERADDDRALIDLEFVEKRPLEEGRWELRAKRTSGANSKIREGDFVLASDGHPVRGNSELATIERLDDEVVLTADEPVEVTRLDVYPSELTTDRLLAAMHDALLKGSDRRKDILFGRADPEFDTVSETFIDNNAAQNEAVTKAVGANDCALIHGPPGTGKTYTIARAIRAMVERGERVLLSAFTNRAVDNALEALLEQLEEHGEIDADRVVRVGSESGVREDMQPYRLERAGEPEDRVETLQNAQVVAATTATCGSRVMKEQAFDVALVDEAAQLTEPGTCAAINLAERFVLVGDHEQLPPVVRAENDLTESLFERLVNCHPDAGVMLDRQYRMNQRIQAFASREFYDGKLRPAEPAVAGRTLDDLEDVSRDALPENLQDSVAFVDVEGDSSQYTDSEEAARIADLIETYEAAGVERDDIGVIAPFRAQVSEISSHVPDDVTVDTVDRFQGSSQEVIIVSFTATGTLEGPIFEDYRRINVALTRPKRALVLVGDSNALATDPVYARLLEWANA encoded by the coding sequence GTGTACGTACGCGGAACCGTCGCGGGCGAGGTCGAAGTCAGGACGGTATCGACGAGCTACGGCGAGAGCGACCTCGCCGAAGTGCCCCTCCGACTCGAGGACGACGACTCTGAATCCGAAGACGCGAGCGACCAGCAACCCGAGTACGAGACGACGACGGTGACGCTGTGGAACAAGTGGACCGAGTCGGCCAAGTACGTCGAACCCGGGATGGAACTCCTCGTCACGAACGCGAAAGAAGAGGAGTACCAAGGCGAGACCCGGTACGCGACGACCGGGGACTCCTACGTCGTCGTCGAGCCGACCTTTCTGGTGAACGTGACGGCGATCCGCAACTGGGTCGAGTGCCCCCGACTCTACTACCTGAACAAACTCTCGGGCGTTCCGCTCAACTACCCCGTCGTGAAAGGGACCCTCGTCCACGAGGTCTTCGGCGACCTTCTCCGGGGACGGGACCTCGAGGAGTCCATCGACGCCCGCGTCGAGGAACGCGGCCTCGAACTCGGCTTGCTCGGCGAGACGGCCGAGGGGGTTGCCGAGGACGTTCGCGAGAACGCAAGCGCCATCGAGGGCTGGCTCGAGCAGGGTCGTCTCACCGAGGACGATACTGAGACGACGACGGACGACGACTCGACGCAGTTCTCGCCCGCGGAGAGTAGCTGGCGCTCCGAGCAACTGCTCATCAGCGAGACGTTCGGCATCCGCGGGCGCGCTGACGCCGTTCGGCGGGGCTCGCCGGTCGAACTCAAGACGGGCAAGAACCTGAAGAAAGAACCCCGGTTCAAGGACAAGGTCCAGGCCGCCTGCTACGCGCTCATGCTCGAGGAACACGGCGGGAGCGTGGACACGGGAACCTTGCTCTACACCAAGAACTCCGCGCTCGACCGAAACGAGGAGACCGGCGACCTCACTCCCGCGAAGGACTTCTCGATGGGCGACGGCCTCCTGAAGTTCGTCGTCCGGTTGCGCAACGAACTCGCGGCGATGGAGATCAAAGGCGACGTGCCGACGGGCTACGAGGGCTCGGCGAAGTGCGAGTACTGTTTCGAGCAGGACACCTGCATGGTCGTCTCCGGGCGACTCGATCAGGAGTCCAAAGCCGGCCAGATCGGCCAGCCGATTCCCGCGGACGAACGCGAGTACTTCGAGCGCTTTTACCGCGCAATCGAGGAAGAACGACGGGAGGTCCACCACGAGTACGCCAAACTCTGGGAGCAAGACGCCCAAGAACGGGCCGACGACGACCGTGCGCTGATCGACCTCGAGTTCGTGGAGAAGCGCCCGCTCGAGGAAGGTCGCTGGGAACTGCGAGCGAAGCGGACGAGCGGGGCGAACTCGAAAATCCGAGAGGGCGACTTCGTCCTCGCGAGCGACGGCCACCCGGTTCGCGGAAACTCGGAACTCGCGACTATCGAGCGACTCGACGACGAAGTCGTCCTCACGGCCGACGAACCCGTCGAAGTCACGCGACTCGACGTCTACCCCTCCGAACTCACCACCGACCGACTGCTCGCGGCGATGCACGACGCGCTCTTGAAGGGATCCGATCGCCGCAAGGACATCCTGTTCGGGCGGGCCGACCCGGAGTTCGACACCGTCTCCGAGACCTTCATCGACAACAACGCCGCCCAGAACGAGGCCGTCACGAAGGCCGTCGGCGCGAACGACTGTGCGCTGATCCACGGGCCGCCGGGCACCGGGAAAACCTACACCATCGCCCGCGCCATCCGCGCGATGGTCGAACGCGGCGAGCGCGTCCTGCTCTCGGCGTTCACGAATCGGGCGGTCGACAACGCGCTGGAGGCGCTGCTCGAGCAACTCGAGGAACACGGCGAGATCGACGCGGATCGTGTCGTTCGCGTCGGCAGCGAGAGCGGCGTCCGAGAGGACATGCAGCCATACCGACTCGAGCGAGCGGGAGAGCCGGAAGACCGGGTCGAAACGCTCCAGAACGCGCAGGTCGTCGCCGCGACGACGGCGACCTGTGGCTCCCGGGTAATGAAAGAGCAGGCGTTCGACGTCGCGCTGGTCGACGAGGCGGCCCAGTTGACGGAGCCGGGAACCTGCGCGGCGATCAACCTCGCCGAGCGGTTCGTCCTCGTCGGCGACCACGAGCAGTTGCCACCCGTCGTGAGAGCCGAAAACGACCTCACCGAGTCGCTGTTCGAACGACTCGTCAACTGCCATCCGGACGCCGGCGTGATGCTCGACCGGCAGTACCGGATGAACCAGCGAATTCAGGCGTTCGCCTCGAGGGAGTTCTACGACGGAAAGCTTCGCCCTGCCGAACCCGCAGTCGCCGGCCGAACCCTGGACGACCTCGAAGACGTTTCTCGAGACGCCCTCCCCGAGAACCTGCAGGACTCCGTCGCGTTCGTCGACGTCGAGGGCGATTCCAGCCAGTACACCGACAGCGAGGAAGCCGCCCGAATCGCCGACCTGATCGAGACCTACGAGGCTGCGGGGGTCGAGCGAGACGATATCGGCGTCATCGCCCCCTTCCGCGCACAGGTGTCCGAAATCTCTTCGCACGTTCCCGACGACGTCACCGTCGACACCGTCGACCGGTTCCAGGGCTCGAGTCAGGAGGTCATCATCGTCTCGTTCACCGCGACCGGCACGCTCGAGGGACCGATTTTCGAGGACTACCGCCGGATCAACGTCGCGCTGACGCGACCGAAACGGGCGCTCGTGCTCGTCGGCGATTCGAACGCGCTCGCGACCGATCCGGTCTACGCTCGATTGCTCGAGTGGGCGAACGCGTGA
- a CDS encoding phosphatase PAP2 family protein has translation MRLEDESALIREEVPSSYADLVVAITELGSPVPLMIVLAIVFWWGNRRRSALVISYGVAGLGFILTLETVLGIPRPPEDVMLTSLEVEGYGFPSGHAFASMVVYGGLAAAYDRLRDPWIVLGVVTLVVAISLSRVVLGVHYLGDVIVGAILGVAFIVAMNRISRGIPTVGFGLAVVLSAPAVYVTDASPYAVLALGSAIGGLLATCWIDRLPRLRSRLEGVTLVAVGGGVAIALLTLESVVTFTPGLVVLYAALVGWIVVAPAVVGRLSTLLFGSTRGGVADGPCGARSSKSPQRMAIPNRFATADGVSAASF, from the coding sequence ATGCGTCTCGAGGACGAGAGTGCGCTGATCCGCGAGGAGGTTCCATCGTCGTACGCGGATCTCGTCGTCGCGATCACCGAACTCGGGAGCCCGGTTCCGTTAATGATCGTCCTCGCCATCGTGTTCTGGTGGGGCAACCGTCGTCGGAGCGCACTCGTCATCAGCTACGGCGTCGCCGGCCTCGGCTTCATCTTGACCCTCGAGACGGTACTCGGAATCCCTCGCCCGCCCGAAGATGTCATGCTCACCTCCCTCGAGGTCGAGGGATACGGCTTCCCGAGCGGGCACGCCTTCGCCTCGATGGTCGTCTACGGGGGCCTCGCCGCCGCCTACGACCGCCTGCGTGATCCGTGGATCGTCCTCGGCGTCGTCACGCTCGTCGTCGCCATCTCGCTTTCGCGGGTCGTGTTGGGCGTCCACTACCTCGGCGACGTGATCGTCGGTGCGATACTCGGCGTCGCCTTCATCGTCGCGATGAACCGAATCAGTCGCGGCATTCCGACGGTCGGCTTCGGCCTCGCCGTCGTCCTCTCGGCACCCGCCGTCTACGTCACCGACGCGAGCCCCTACGCCGTCCTCGCACTCGGCAGCGCCATCGGCGGCCTCCTCGCGACGTGCTGGATCGACCGACTGCCGCGGCTTCGCTCGCGACTCGAGGGCGTCACACTGGTCGCCGTCGGCGGTGGGGTCGCCATTGCCCTCTTGACCCTCGAATCGGTGGTGACGTTTACGCCGGGGCTCGTCGTCCTCTACGCGGCGCTCGTGGGCTGGATCGTCGTCGCACCCGCAGTCGTCGGTCGACTTTCGACGCTGCTTTTCGGGTCAACTCGAGGCGGCGTCGCTGACGGTCCCTGTGGCGCACGTTCGTCGAAGTCGCCACAGCGGATGGCTATCCCGAATCGTTTCGCTACAGCAGACGGTGTGTCGGCGGCCAGTTTTTAG